Proteins found in one Pseudochaenichthys georgianus chromosome 13, fPseGeo1.2, whole genome shotgun sequence genomic segment:
- the arhgap32a gene encoding rho GTPase-activating protein 32, with protein sequence MLTACFLVEKLSAVQHRRVEQRAGSIMEAGCVVAAVIENAASGPQGEPGSGDVLEGDGLPSADQDKDDALPTATNNNPPEEKQPQETSTAMVRTDDIKEHPAEPLLRSCVSTASMKVKNMKKLTFPRGHFPTLAECAHFHYETVDFGNIQLAFAEGQIEGPKAGQDSKEPVFLVQVTCQGRNWLVTRSYEDFRVLDKHLHLCIYDRRYSQLTELPRYDTLKETVESVTKMLATYLSRFSAIADNKINCGPVLTWMEIENKGNHLLVSEEASINVPAIAAAHVTKRYTAQATDELTFEVGDIVSVIDMPPKEDTGWWRGKHGFQVGFFPCDCVELINDKIPPGVQSSVPKPVCKKHGKLVTFLRTFMKSRPTPQKLRQRGILRERVFGCDLGEYLHNSGHEVPQVVKSCAEFIEKHGVVDGIYRLSGISSNIQKLRHEFDSEQIPDLSKEAYRQDIHSVGSLCKLYFRELPNPLLTYQLYERFSEAVSAATDEERLVKIHNVIQQLPPPHYRTLEYLMRHLSRLATFSPITNMHTKNLAIVWAPNLLRSRQIESACFSGTAAFMEVRIQSVVVEFILNNTEALFSAKLNSIIRESTGNNTLARPKSLMVCSPSTKLLSLEEAQARNQSQLGSPATTPSLTQSDYIEVGEGPGALLGKFHTVIDLPMESFKRPPVKAKKSPVGNWLSFFHLGKSHSVSKRKLKRHPSEPNEIKSLALPGGRGDCGTLRSTKSEESLTSLHTVEGDPPSYRPRRPRSTSEALSGDCRDNVQNPRTKDDYRPHPLNGSYNGADYVRTAACVSPSQQEDDLDLCPPAAGIYSLDFDPMSFQCSPASATPGLQRNKDGNKLRKSAVCSSEEHISSPNNNIRGYHSPDISPVIGKGRKKVTSKQLSPKLKKKSFKTQADVQKASSSPPPLPSSSPPVEKKKREAPLADGKELRAAYPHCSPLSMASQASALTDLSQPAQNLPDPGTDRLMSSVFVLPPHPPLTSAARKLALALAESAQKASSASQRRNNAPSHPPQRREAPHTQDRPPRPSVLDLKAHPQEYSGPQAFSGSQWQTSGHSPVERHHCPHPVQFLPAHLNLEPLQVIDGPESMCNYTPNVSPLGSGSLDEGSAERRDCREEKKLRDATQGEPTYQSVGVSTPTQPVCSAQSPSTSPIYVNTDSINVFNFRAVLAETSMPTSIEEVIPRPSQPSSTHHYSPEGDRPLGLVEDGYSKHHRHHRPIQTERMPAPHCPRPDALPRHLFGPRNMYRQSSESRYSTLGLRQPLSPQYRRFPRDEHLISGGHRHPGQWQRSEDRAVGHPAIRRARSFHSPHISHYELAETDLLPPDTMFYVEQSSSQEPPYQSLVQTGIYPVRQHFENLHADYPQNPYSDINPVDGSSYYVEPCRQRGIRHSQSYTMRSTRESGQMDYYNYAQHHAPPVNRELYIEKRDTVVYEARDADVIERVVYQPVKQESHSRLKNACPDVPLYEIPVSPTDTRNRDIVHTRSKSDPGNACLLSASRTETQNIAVATSPSSSRSQQAGSEVTRQQYSRQSSAEPGSSRQFPIKESSSRQPPLRKVPSLPERGCSNIKNVEQNNRSHTRGHDQDRFTSSNAVNSYSGIVKPGILRRPGRSQSTRENRHYYHYNAKSPLDPEHLGSFSTQSNRRTQSTKVRPTQYDHKEEYYAAPRPKPTRSSKAMAGYLPSQGCMSPRGHRLLSKALGQEAFYHAALRSEAGVYD encoded by the exons AGACGGCCTACCGTCTGCTGACCAGGACAAAGATGATGCCTTACCTACAGCCACCAACAATAATCCTCCAGAGGAGAAACAGCCACAAGAGACATCCACTGCcatg GTGAGGACTGATGACATCAAAGAGCACCCAGCCGAGCCCCTCCTGCGCTCCTGTGTTAGCACAGCTAGCATGAAGGTCAAGAACATGAAGAA GCTTACGTTCCCCAGAGGCCACTTCCCCACGTTGGCAGAGTGTGCTCATTTCCACTATGAGACTGTTGACTTTGGCAACATTCAG TTGGCCTTCGCAGAGGGGCAGATTGAAGGACCAAAGGCTGGTCAGGACTCCAAAGAGCCTGTGTTTCTGGTCCAAGTCACTTGCCAG GGTCGTAACTGGCTGGTAACCAGGTCCTATGAAGACTTTCGGGTGCTGGACAAACATCTGCACTTGTGTATCTATGATCGGCGTTACTCCCAGCTCACAGAGCTGCCACGATACGACACATTAAAGGAAACTGTTGAG TCTGTAACCAAGATGCTGGCCACCTACCTGTCCAGATTCTCCGCCATTGCTGACAACAAGATCAACTGTGGACCAGTGCTAACATGGATGGAG ATCGAAAACAAGGGGAACCACTTGTTAGTGTCTGAAGAAGCCTCAATCAATGTCCCTGCCATCGCTGCCGCCCACGTCACCAAACGCTACACCGCCCAGGCCACTGACGAGTTGACCTTTGAG GTGGGGGACATTGTGTCTGTCATAGATATGCCTCCCAAAGAAGACACAGGCTGGTGGAGAGGGAAACATGGATTCCAG GTTGGTTTCTTCCCCTGCGACTGTGTGGAGCTGATAAATGACAAGATTCCCCCCGGTGTTCAAAGCTCCGTGCCGAAGCCAG TGTGTAAGAAGCATGGGAAGCTGGTCACGTTTCTGAGGACTTTTATGAAGTCTCGCCCGACGCCCCAGAAGCTGCGGCAGCGCGGTATCCTCAGAGAGAGAGTGTTCGGCTGCGACCTGGGGGAATATCTCCACAACTCCGGACATGAGG TCCCGCAGGTGGTGAAGAGCTGTGCTGAATTCATAGAGAAACATGGAGTCGTGGATGGAATCTACAGACTGTCTGGGATCTCCTCCAACATCCAGAAACTGAG GCATGAGTTTGACTCAGAACAGATCCCAGACCTGAGCAAGGAAGCCTACAGGCAGGATATTCACTCAGTGGGCTCCCTCTGCAAGCTGTACTTCAGAGAGCTGCCCAACCCTCTGCTCACCTACCAGCTCTACGAAAGATTCTCA GAGGCCGTGTCTGCAGCCACAGATGAAGAGAGGCTGGTTAAAATCCACAATGTCATCCAGCAGCTGCCTCCTCCCCACTACAG GACTCTGGAGTACCTTATGCGACACCTCTCCCGCTTGGCAACATTCAGCCCCATCACTAACATGCACACTAAAAACCTGGCTATAGTCTGGGCGCCTAACCTTCTCAG GTCCAGACAGATCGAGTCTGCCTGTTTTAGCGGCACAGCTGCGTTCATGGAGGTGCGAATCCAATCTGTTGTGGTGGAGTTCATTCTCAACAACACTGAAGCTCTCTTCAGCGCTAAACTCAACTCCATAATACGTGAAAGCACAG GTAACAACACTTTAGCCAGACCCAAGTCCCTGATGGTATGCTCCCCATCCACAAAGCTACTGTCTCTAGAGGAGGCCCAGGCTCGCAATCAGTCACAGCTGGGGTCCCCGGCCACCACCCCCTCCCTCACCCAGAGTGACTACATCGAGGTCGGGGAGGGACCCGGAGCTCTGCTCGGCAAGTTCCACACAGTCATCGACCTCCCGATGGAGAG CTTCAAGCGACCTCCTGTTAAGGCTAAGAAGTCTCCTGTGGGGAACTGGCTTTCATTTTTCCACCTGGGCAAGTCCCACTCTGTGTCCAAACGTAAACTGAAGCGACACCCCAGCGAGCCTAACGAGATAAAGAGCCTTGCACTGCCAG GTGGAAGAGGAGACTGCGGCACATTGCGCTCAACTAAAAGTGAGGAATCTCTCACCTCTTTGCACACTGTGGAAG GGGATCCCCCGAGTTACCGCCCTCGCAGACCTCGTTCTACTAGTGAGGCCCTTTCCGGTGACTGTAGAGACAATGTACAAAACCCCAGAACTAAAGACGACTACAGGCCCCACCCCCTGAATGGGAGTTATAATGGTGCTGATTATGTCCGCACTGCAGCGTGTGTTTCACCTTCACAACAGGAGGACGATCTCGATCTTTGCCCGCCAGCTGCCGGCATCTATAGTTTGGACTTTGACCCCATGTCTTTTCAGTGCAGTCCAGCCTCTGCAACGCCTGGGCTGCAACGCAACAAAGACGGAAATAAATTGAGGAAGAGCGCAGTGTGTTCCAGTGAAGAACACATCTCTTCTCCTAACAACAACATTAGGGGCTATCATTCTCCAGATATTAGCCCGGTTATTGGTAAAGGTAGGAAGAAGGTTACCTCCAAGCAGCTCTCTCCTAAACTCAAAAAGAAATCATTTAAGACCCAGGCAGATGTTCAGAaggcctcctcctctcctccacctcttccttcttcttctcccCCAGTGGAAAAAAAAAAGCGTGAAGCTCCTCTGGCAGATGGCAAGGAGCTGAGAGCCGCCTACCCACACTGCAGCCCACTCAGCATGGCAAGCCAGGCGTCAGCCCTGACCGACCTCAGTCAGCCTGCACAGAACCTCCCTGATCCAG GAACAGATAGACTTATGAGTTCAGTGTTTGTTCTCCCTCCTCACCCTCCCCTGACGAGTGCTGCGCGAAAGCTGGCTTTGGCTCTAGCTGAATCTGCCCAGAAGGCCAGCAGTGCCTCCCAGAGACGAAACAACGCCCCATCGCACCCCCCTCAGAGACGGGAAGCTCCTCACACCCAGGACAGACCACCCAGGCCCTCTGTTCTCGATCTTAAAGCGCACCCCCAAGAGTACAGTGGCCCTCAAGCCTTCTCTGGTTCCCAGTGGCAAACATCAGGACACAGCCCTGTAGAAAGGCACCACTGCCCTCATCCTGTGCAGTTTCTACCTGCGCACCTCAACTTGGAGCCGTTACAGGTCATCGACGGACCAGAAAGCATGTGCAATTACACACCTAACGTCAGCCCGCTCGGGTCAGGCAGCTTGGATGAAGGCAGTGCAGAGAGGAGGGACTGCAGGGAGGAAAAAAAGCTCAGAGATGCCACACAAGGAGAACCAACCTATCAGAGCGTTGGGGTTTCAACACCCACCCAGCCTGTCTGCTCCGCTCAGAGCCCATCAACTTCTCCTATATACGTGAACACCGACTCtataaatgtttttaatttccgTGCTGTGCTGGCGGAGACCTCCATGCCTACCTCAATCGAGGAGGTAATTCCACGTCCTTCACAGCCCTCCTCAACCCATCACTACAGCCCAGAGGGGGACAGACCTCTCGGCCTGGTTGAGGATGGCTACAGCAAACATCATCGCCATCACCGGCCCATTCAAACAGAACGAATGCCTGCACCTCACTGCCCTCGGCCCGATGCCCTGCCACGTCACCTTTTCGGGCCAAGAAACATGTACAGGCAGTCCTCTGAAAGCCGCTACAGCACTTTAGGTTTAAGGCAACCTTTGTCACCTCAATACAGACGTTTCCCCAGAGATGAGCACCTTATCAGTGGGGGCCACAGGCATCCAGGCCAATGGCAGAGGTCAGAAGATAGAGCAGTTGGGCACCCAGCCATTCGGAGAGCCCGCTCCTTTCACTCCCCTCACATTAGTCACTACGAGCTGGCAGAGACAGACTTGCTGCCCCCTGACACCATGTTTTATGTCGAGCAGTCGTCGAGCCAAGAGCCGCCCTATCAGAGTCTGGTTCAGACTGGAATCTATCCTGTACGGCAGCATTTTGAGAACTTACATGCTGACTATCCTCAAAACCCCTATTCTGATATAAATCCAGTTGATGGCTCCAGCTATTATGTAGAGCCCTGTAGGCAAAGAGGTATCCGACACAGTCAATCTTACACCATGCGCTCCACGAGAGAAAGTGGACAAATGGATTACTACAACTACGCTCAACACCATGCTCCTCCTGTGAACAGGGAGCTCTACATAGAAAAAAGGGACACTGTCGTTTACGAGGCTAGAGATGCTGATGTTATCGAAAGAGTTGTATACCAACCAGTCAAGCAGGAGAGTCATTCCAGACTTAAAAATGCATGTCCAGATGTGCCACTTTATGAGATTCCTGTCTCGCCGACTGACACGAGAAACAGAGACATTGTGCACACAAGAAGCAAGTCTGACCCCGGGAACGCATGCCTCCTCTCTGCCAGCAGGACAGAAACTCAAAATATTGCGGTTGCTACATCCCCATCTTCTTCGAGGTCTCAACAGGCAGGCAGTGAAGTCACCAGACAGCAGTATAGTCGCCAGTCGAGTGCCGAGCCGGGATCATCCAGGCAGTTTCCGATCAAAGAGAGCTCCTCGCGCCAGCCACCTCTTCGTAAAGTCCCTTCACTTCCAGAAAGGGGCTGTTCTAACATCAAGAATGTGGAGCAGAATAACAGAAGCCACACACGAGGCCATGACCAGGATCGTTTCACGAGTTCTAACGCTGTTAACAGCTACTCCGGTATTGTGAAACCTGGCATCCTCAGGAGGCCAGGGAGGTCGCAGAGCACCAGAGAAAATCGTCACTACTATCATTACAATGCCAAATCCCCCCTAGATCCTGAACATCTGGGATCTTTTTCCACTCAGTCCAACAGAAGGACTCAGAGCACTAAAGTCCGGCCCACACAATATGACCACAAGGAGGAGTATTATGCAGCGCCCAGACCAAAACCCACAAGATCGAGTAAAGCCATGGCAGGATATTTGCCCAGCCAGGGCTGCATGTCTCCCCGCGGGCACAGACTGCTGTCCAAGGCTCTGGGTCAGGAGGCTTTTTATCATGCTGCACTGAGATCAGAGGCCGGGGTCTACGACTGA